A region of Paraburkholderia largidicola DNA encodes the following proteins:
- a CDS encoding ABC transporter permease: MDLRTYDTPEHAAARERFAALPANAVNWIAVWRRNYLVWRKLALASMFGNLADPMIYLFGLGFGLGLMVGHVDGVSYISFLAAGTVASSVMMSASFESTYSGFSRMHVQRTWEAIMHTPLTLGDIVLGEVVWAGSKAVLSGAAIMVVAGALGYASFPSMLIALPVIVLAGLAFASTAMIVTALAPSYDFFMFYQTLVLTPMLLLSGVFFPLSQLPPAAQFAAQLLPLAHTVDLIRPALLDRPMSDAALHVAVLAAYVVVPFCVSAVLFRRRMMR; encoded by the coding sequence ATGGACTTACGCACTTACGACACCCCCGAACACGCCGCGGCACGCGAGCGCTTCGCCGCGCTGCCCGCGAACGCCGTCAACTGGATCGCCGTCTGGCGGCGCAACTATCTGGTGTGGCGCAAGCTCGCGCTCGCGTCGATGTTCGGCAATCTCGCCGATCCGATGATTTATCTGTTCGGACTCGGCTTCGGCCTCGGGCTGATGGTCGGACATGTCGACGGAGTCTCGTACATCTCGTTCCTTGCGGCGGGCACAGTGGCGTCGAGCGTGATGATGTCGGCGAGCTTCGAGTCGACGTATTCGGGCTTTTCTCGGATGCACGTGCAGCGCACCTGGGAAGCGATCATGCACACGCCGCTCACACTCGGCGACATCGTGCTCGGCGAGGTCGTGTGGGCGGGCAGCAAGGCCGTGCTGTCGGGCGCCGCCATCATGGTCGTGGCGGGCGCGCTCGGCTATGCGAGCTTTCCGTCGATGCTCATCGCGCTGCCCGTCATCGTGCTGGCGGGGCTGGCGTTTGCGAGCACGGCGATGATCGTGACGGCGCTCGCGCCCTCGTACGATTTCTTCATGTTCTATCAGACGCTGGTGCTCACGCCGATGCTGCTGCTCTCGGGCGTGTTCTTTCCGCTGTCGCAATTGCCGCCCGCTGCGCAATTCGCCGCGCAACTGCTGCCGCTTGCGCACACCGTCGACCTGATCCGCCCGGCGCTGCTCGACCGTCCGATGAGCGACGCGGCGCTACATGTGGCCGTACTGGCCGCCTATGTGGTGGTGCCGTTCTGCGTATCGGCGGTGCTGTTTCGCCGCCGCATGATGCGCTGA